From a region of the Constantimarinum furrinae genome:
- a CDS encoding response regulator transcription factor encodes MSFHAICLAHSQEVFVKGLAAGLTKRNFRVVKKTTSGMKILQYILQHDPALAILDAELPLLSAFDIIRTVSEKQLQTKFVIIFPDVHNQYSISAGALKISGTLNSGDSLKTISECIEAVLAGGTYFSEALSLKKMPGATELREQIDSLSDIEKQLLVLLARGSTPKDIAKQLKLQPKEVKTQINSILPRLQLSMEPEHLKNWFSNNKHFIEEISVRNST; translated from the coding sequence ATGTCATTTCATGCAATTTGCCTGGCTCACAGTCAGGAAGTATTTGTTAAGGGTTTAGCTGCCGGATTAACAAAAAGGAATTTTCGTGTCGTAAAAAAGACGACCAGTGGAATGAAGATCCTTCAATATATTCTGCAGCATGATCCTGCATTGGCAATTTTAGATGCCGAACTCCCCTTATTATCTGCCTTCGACATTATAAGGACTGTTTCTGAAAAACAATTACAAACCAAATTTGTGATCATTTTCCCCGATGTTCATAACCAATATTCCATATCGGCTGGGGCGTTAAAGATCTCTGGTACACTTAATTCCGGTGATTCTCTAAAAACCATTAGTGAATGTATTGAAGCCGTCCTTGCGGGAGGCACGTATTTCAGTGAGGCTCTATCCCTAAAGAAAATGCCCGGCGCTACCGAGCTTCGTGAGCAGATAGATTCGCTTTCAGACATCGAGAAACAACTCCTTGTATTATTGGCCAGAGGATCGACTCCTAAAGATATAGCGAAGCAATTAAAACTTCAACCTAAAGAAGTTAAGACTCAAATAAATTCCATCCTACCCAGACTACAGCTATCAATGGAACCCGAACATCTAAAGAATTGGTTTTCAAACAATAAACATTTTATTGAAGAAATTTCTGTACGCAACAGCACGTAA
- a CDS encoding response regulator transcription factor, with translation MTNKGNITIVIADDHPMLLKGLQDELESHGYKVVGQALNGMQALELILTLTPSVALLDIDMPLLTGFEVIKTAKEKRSLTKFIVLSFHKEAEYVSQAKALQINGYLLKEDSFEEVERCIEAAVNDEEYFSRSFDAFSLRNANEELRKLSLLTPSETTILKLIAQQYTSNEIADTLCVSSRTVEKHRSNIIVKLGLEGGTNAVTNWALVHKNTIMAM, from the coding sequence GTGACGAATAAAGGAAATATAACCATCGTAATTGCAGACGATCATCCCATGCTCCTTAAAGGCTTACAGGATGAACTTGAATCCCACGGCTATAAAGTAGTGGGGCAGGCGCTAAACGGAATGCAGGCGCTGGAACTCATTCTTACGCTTACTCCTTCAGTAGCGCTACTTGATATTGATATGCCTTTGTTAACGGGTTTTGAAGTTATTAAAACCGCAAAAGAGAAGCGATCCCTTACGAAGTTTATAGTGCTTTCTTTTCACAAGGAAGCCGAATATGTATCCCAGGCAAAAGCACTCCAGATCAACGGGTATTTGCTGAAAGAGGATTCCTTTGAAGAAGTGGAACGATGTATAGAGGCGGCAGTAAATGACGAAGAGTATTTTAGCAGATCCTTCGATGCATTTTCGCTTCGGAATGCCAATGAAGAACTGCGTAAACTAAGTTTACTCACTCCTTCTGAAACCACCATATTAAAGTTGATCGCCCAGCAATACACCTCCAATGAAATAGCCGATACGCTCTGTGTATCGTCGCGTACCGTTGAAAAACACCGAAGCAACATTATTGTCAAATTAGGGCTGGAAGGGGGAACAAATGCGGTAACTAATTGGGCCTTGGTTCACAAGAATACGATCATGGCAATGTAG
- a CDS encoding tetratricopeptide repeat-containing sensor histidine kinase: MQKYIVVFIAFSCCHIMAQDATSTKEIKALYQKIDRSENGDRLKWMDSLSNYIVSKTDYQNDSLVKATVDYALTLDSLSVATWQTANLIYFQNNIVGNPEQGNNIFLKFLPTARKCEDPVALAKFYLEGADSYYFIEKHETSIKYYDLAEENAHAGGHKRFEGLAKLYKGQTLSFMGNFSQASILLQEAARLFQERKDTFNIISARNSLSVLYSQNGFIEEAKQERDEAIELAKIKESYGHLASFYYNAATDHRKQGNEVQRILYLKMGLEAGRKSKNPSFYDVTMLSTLAIAYAQTDSLELAEQFLREMEAIPNVDIEGRNREPYVEVLKNIAFAKGNYPEALDYGKEHLELKARGSHFEEIQGAEKFLSEVYEAMGNAVEALNHFKRYTRLRDSINSVQKVKALSYYQTLYETEKRDATIVAQKGDIALLNAENKIKNQWLLFGGLGLVVLFGGVVLVRSRNFARRRQRTQEEYSRNLIQAQEEERTRVARELHDSVGQKLMLLTKKTKSTGNTDMESLAETTLDELRSISRGLHPSTMEKLGVTAAITSLINEVDANTDIFFTNEIENIDNALTKEASLHLYRIIQEVLNNMVKHSEARAASVIIEKKANLIQAVIRDNGKGFVYSEKIGNVSTLGMKTLLERSKILGSEIKIESSPEKGTTIFLAIAI, encoded by the coding sequence ATGCAGAAATATATAGTCGTATTTATTGCCTTTAGCTGCTGTCATATAATGGCACAAGACGCTACCTCTACTAAGGAAATAAAAGCACTTTATCAAAAAATTGATCGTTCTGAAAATGGTGACCGATTGAAATGGATGGACAGCCTTTCCAATTATATCGTTTCAAAGACCGATTATCAAAATGATTCTCTGGTTAAGGCTACCGTCGACTATGCACTAACCCTCGACTCTCTATCTGTAGCAACATGGCAAACGGCTAATCTAATTTATTTTCAGAATAATATTGTAGGAAACCCCGAACAAGGAAACAACATTTTTTTAAAATTCCTGCCAACGGCCCGTAAGTGTGAAGACCCAGTCGCCTTGGCAAAATTTTATCTGGAAGGCGCCGATAGTTATTACTTTATTGAGAAACACGAGACTTCCATAAAGTATTATGATCTAGCCGAAGAGAATGCGCATGCCGGAGGGCATAAAAGATTTGAGGGCCTGGCCAAACTGTATAAGGGGCAAACGCTGAGTTTTATGGGAAATTTTTCTCAAGCTTCTATATTATTACAGGAGGCTGCCAGACTCTTTCAGGAACGAAAAGATACGTTTAATATCATAAGTGCTCGCAATTCATTGTCTGTTCTCTACAGTCAGAATGGTTTTATTGAAGAGGCAAAACAAGAGAGGGATGAGGCCATAGAACTTGCTAAGATAAAGGAGAGCTACGGTCATCTTGCTAGCTTTTATTACAATGCCGCAACCGATCATAGAAAACAGGGAAATGAAGTACAGCGTATCCTTTACTTAAAAATGGGTCTGGAAGCAGGTCGAAAAAGTAAGAATCCCTCATTTTATGATGTTACCATGCTCAGTACTCTGGCAATAGCCTATGCGCAAACCGATAGTCTGGAACTTGCAGAACAGTTTCTTCGGGAAATGGAAGCTATTCCCAATGTGGATATTGAGGGCCGAAACAGAGAGCCTTATGTTGAGGTATTAAAGAATATTGCTTTTGCAAAAGGGAATTACCCTGAAGCATTGGACTATGGGAAAGAGCATCTGGAATTAAAAGCGCGGGGATCTCATTTTGAAGAAATACAGGGAGCAGAAAAGTTTTTGTCTGAAGTCTATGAAGCCATGGGTAATGCTGTAGAGGCTTTGAATCACTTTAAACGATATACCCGCTTAAGGGATTCAATAAATAGTGTTCAAAAGGTAAAAGCATTGTCCTATTATCAAACCCTGTATGAAACCGAAAAACGGGATGCGACAATTGTGGCACAAAAGGGTGATATTGCCCTGTTAAATGCCGAGAATAAAATTAAGAATCAGTGGTTGCTCTTTGGCGGACTGGGATTAGTTGTGTTATTTGGGGGAGTGGTTTTGGTTCGTTCGCGAAACTTCGCAAGAAGACGACAGCGAACGCAGGAAGAGTACTCCAGAAATTTGATCCAGGCTCAGGAAGAGGAACGAACCCGGGTGGCTCGGGAGTTACACGATAGCGTAGGGCAAAAGCTAATGTTACTTACCAAAAAGACGAAAAGTACAGGCAATACCGATATGGAATCTCTGGCAGAAACCACCCTGGATGAATTACGAAGTATCTCACGCGGATTACATCCCTCCACTATGGAAAAATTAGGCGTTACCGCGGCAATTACTTCACTTATCAACGAAGTGGATGCCAATACAGACATTTTCTTTACAAATGAAATTGAAAATATTGATAACGCACTTACTAAAGAAGCTTCATTACATTTGTACAGGATCATTCAGGAAGTGCTCAATAATATGGTAAAACATTCCGAAGCCCGTGCTGCTTCAGTAATTATAGAGAAGAAGGCAAATTTAATTCAGGCCGTGATTCGAGATAACGGGAAAGGTTTTGTATATTCAGAAAAAATTGGAAATGTGAGTACCCTGGGAATGAAAACGCTATTAGAACGGTCGAAAATTTTAGGTTCGGAAATAAAAATAGAGAGCTCCCCCGAAAAAGGTACCACCATTTTTCTTGCTATAGCCATTTAG
- the radA gene encoding DNA repair protein RadA translates to MAKTKTTFFCQNCGSQFSKWQGQCTSCKQWNTIAEEVLQKAEKSSWRPSESVPKRVSKPQRITDISTTSEARMNTKNNELNRVLGGGLVPGSLTLLGGEPGIGKSTLMLQIALRLPYKTLYVSGEESAQQIKMRAERIEPDSENCFILTETKTQNIFRNIEELQPDIVVIDSIQTLHTDYIESSAGSISQIRETTTELIKFAKETDTPVILIGHITKDGNIAGPKILEHMVDTVLQFEGDRNHIYRILRANKNRFGSTNELGIYEMQGSGLREVENPSEILISKNEEDLSGTAISATLEGMRPLMIEIQALVSSAVYGTPQRSATGYNAKRLNMILAVLEKRAGFKLGAKDVFLNITGGITVDDPAIDLAVVAAVLSSNIDIAIDKTMCFAAEIGLAGEVRPVTRVDQRILEAEKLGFATIVISKYCKLPKQSYGINIIKVAKVHDVVHHLFG, encoded by the coding sequence ATGGCAAAGACAAAAACAACTTTTTTCTGTCAGAACTGCGGAAGTCAGTTCTCGAAATGGCAGGGACAGTGCACTTCCTGCAAGCAATGGAATACCATCGCCGAAGAAGTATTGCAAAAAGCTGAAAAGTCATCCTGGCGACCTTCTGAATCGGTCCCAAAACGAGTTTCAAAACCACAAAGGATCACGGATATATCGACGACTTCCGAAGCCCGGATGAATACTAAAAACAATGAATTAAACCGTGTACTTGGAGGGGGTCTTGTCCCCGGATCCCTCACCCTTTTAGGCGGAGAACCCGGAATTGGAAAGAGTACACTCATGCTTCAGATCGCACTTCGACTGCCGTATAAAACCCTATATGTTTCAGGTGAAGAGAGTGCTCAGCAAATAAAGATGCGCGCAGAGCGCATCGAACCGGATTCAGAAAACTGCTTTATTCTCACCGAGACCAAGACACAAAATATATTCAGAAATATTGAAGAATTACAACCCGATATTGTAGTGATCGACTCCATTCAAACGCTGCATACCGATTATATAGAGAGCAGCGCAGGCAGCATTTCACAAATAAGGGAAACGACAACCGAACTAATAAAATTCGCAAAAGAAACCGATACGCCCGTTATTCTAATTGGCCATATCACTAAAGACGGGAATATTGCGGGGCCAAAGATCCTGGAACATATGGTGGATACAGTTCTTCAATTTGAAGGGGATCGAAATCATATTTACCGCATACTTCGTGCGAATAAAAATCGCTTTGGCAGCACGAATGAACTAGGAATTTACGAGATGCAGGGCAGCGGATTGCGAGAAGTAGAGAATCCTTCCGAAATACTGATCTCAAAAAATGAAGAAGATCTAAGCGGAACGGCCATCTCTGCCACTCTCGAAGGAATGCGACCGCTTATGATCGAAATACAGGCTTTGGTGAGTTCGGCGGTCTACGGGACACCTCAGCGATCGGCCACCGGGTACAATGCAAAACGACTTAACATGATCCTCGCAGTGTTGGAAAAACGTGCCGGATTTAAACTAGGTGCCAAAGATGTTTTTTTAAATATTACCGGGGGTATTACAGTTGATGATCCAGCTATTGATCTTGCGGTGGTAGCAGCCGTGCTTTCCTCCAATATCGATATAGCCATCGACAAGACCATGTGTTTTGCTGCCGAAATAGGATTAGCCGGCGAAGTTCGACCTGTAACCCGGGTGGATCAGCGAATCCTGGAAGCTGAAAAACTGGGTTTCGCTACCATTGTCATTTCTAAGTACTGCAAGTTGCCAAAACAAAGCTACGGCATAAACATCATCAAAGTAGCTAAGGTGCACGACGTTGTACATCATCTATTCGGATAA
- a CDS encoding peptidoglycan DD-metalloendopeptidase family protein, whose product MKMVLLVCTLVVLSLSCRQIQKATDVITNPTAREVYERNFYKEDSRYLAWKEAYTRARKDSLEIDLPYSEAGQFSSSHHSVYSYGLSLKEGEQLLVYIDPVSDSTEVFLDLFQKKDSLFSEKPVASSQPGEHFLLYEVNESARYLLVLQPEMDSDSQFQTKIYTNPQYYFPVAGAGNKNIQSFWGASRDGGRRSHKGVDIFAKRGTPVVAATEGRISFTGERGLGGKQVWLRDGIFGRSLYYAHLDSIAAENGQRVQIGDTLGFVGNTGNARTTAPHLHFGIYNGYRGAVDPLPFIKLKEVPETSLEYAGTSAKINRTKAELRNGPSTSYKQLLSLSNNDTVHVLGQTGNWFHIETKELQKGFIHQSLVKESL is encoded by the coding sequence ATGAAAATGGTTTTACTGGTATGTACTTTGGTGGTGTTAAGCCTGAGTTGCCGACAGATTCAAAAGGCAACGGACGTAATTACGAATCCGACGGCCCGGGAAGTCTATGAGCGGAATTTTTATAAAGAGGACAGCCGTTATCTGGCATGGAAAGAGGCATATACAAGAGCACGAAAAGACAGTCTTGAAATTGATCTTCCCTATTCCGAAGCGGGTCAATTCTCATCGAGTCATCATTCGGTGTACAGTTATGGGTTATCCCTGAAGGAAGGAGAGCAACTTCTGGTGTATATTGATCCGGTTTCAGATTCAACCGAGGTCTTTCTTGATCTGTTTCAGAAAAAAGATTCGTTGTTTTCTGAAAAACCGGTAGCAAGTTCACAACCGGGAGAACATTTTTTACTGTATGAAGTAAATGAAAGCGCGCGGTATCTTTTGGTTCTACAACCCGAAATGGACAGCGATTCACAATTCCAAACTAAAATCTATACGAATCCCCAATATTATTTTCCCGTAGCGGGAGCCGGAAACAAGAATATTCAGAGCTTTTGGGGGGCATCCCGTGATGGCGGAAGAAGATCGCATAAAGGCGTTGATATTTTCGCGAAACGCGGTACACCTGTAGTGGCAGCCACCGAAGGAAGGATTAGTTTTACAGGTGAACGTGGTTTGGGAGGAAAACAGGTATGGTTGCGAGATGGTATTTTTGGGCGATCTCTGTATTATGCTCATCTGGACAGTATTGCTGCTGAAAACGGGCAACGCGTTCAGATAGGTGATACGTTAGGATTTGTAGGGAACACCGGAAATGCCAGAACCACTGCTCCTCATCTTCATTTTGGCATCTACAATGGTTATCGTGGAGCGGTAGATCCTTTACCTTTCATTAAATTAAAAGAAGTACCTGAAACTTCTTTGGAATATGCTGGCACCTCTGCAAAAATTAACCGCACTAAAGCCGAATTGAGAAATGGTCCGTCGACCTCCTATAAACAACTGCTATCCTTATCGAATAACGACACCGTACATGTATTGGGACAGACCGGAAACTGGTTTCACATTGAAACGAAAGAATTACAAAAAGGATTTATACACCAGTCCCTTGTAAAAGAATCTTTATAG
- a CDS encoding acyl-CoA dehydrogenase family protein, giving the protein MSIFKKIKQTIALMREVDLDALGKISEKIDLPEVMAAVGELDDRQLQGLMKMLKSQSKKGQHKLPPIDGDFYDLSLKLSDEQRELQLEVRQFMEKEVKPIANKYWNKAEFPFEIIPKMAELNICGMAYKGIGSRDESFLMEGIVAMELARIDVSISTFFGVHSGLAMGSIYLCGSDSQKEEWLPKMQKMELIGAFGLTEPDVGSAVAGGLGTTCRQEGDEWVLNGQKKWIGNATFADVTVIWARDEETNRVKGFLVRKGNPGFKAEKMEDKMALRTVQNALIMLTDCRIPESDRLQKCDSFKDTAKVLKMTRAAVAWQAVGCSRGAYESALKYTKKREQFGRPIAAFQLIQNHLVEMVANLTAMQTLCFRLSEMQDQGIMTDEHASLAKVFCSMRTRDVVSRAREVMGGNGILLEYDVARFVADAEAIYSYEGTKEINSLIVGRAITGYSAFVS; this is encoded by the coding sequence ATGTCAATCTTCAAGAAAATTAAGCAAACTATAGCGCTAATGCGCGAAGTGGATTTGGATGCCCTCGGAAAGATTTCAGAAAAAATAGACCTGCCTGAGGTTATGGCCGCGGTAGGTGAACTCGATGATCGTCAGTTGCAGGGCTTAATGAAAATGCTGAAAAGTCAGAGTAAGAAAGGACAGCACAAACTCCCGCCTATAGACGGAGATTTTTATGATCTAAGTTTAAAACTTAGCGATGAACAACGCGAATTACAGTTGGAAGTGCGGCAGTTCATGGAAAAAGAGGTCAAGCCTATTGCTAACAAATACTGGAATAAAGCCGAATTCCCTTTCGAGATCATTCCTAAAATGGCCGAATTAAATATCTGCGGAATGGCGTATAAAGGTATTGGCTCGCGTGATGAATCTTTTTTGATGGAAGGAATCGTTGCTATGGAACTTGCGCGGATCGATGTTTCAATTTCTACCTTTTTTGGGGTACACAGCGGACTTGCCATGGGTTCTATTTATCTCTGCGGAAGTGATTCGCAAAAAGAAGAATGGTTACCCAAAATGCAAAAAATGGAACTTATTGGAGCCTTTGGCTTAACAGAACCGGATGTAGGTTCGGCAGTGGCCGGCGGATTGGGAACTACGTGCAGACAGGAAGGCGATGAATGGGTGCTAAACGGACAAAAAAAATGGATAGGGAATGCAACTTTTGCCGATGTGACGGTGATCTGGGCCCGAGATGAAGAGACGAATCGGGTAAAAGGATTTTTGGTACGAAAAGGAAATCCGGGTTTTAAAGCCGAGAAAATGGAAGATAAAATGGCCCTCCGCACGGTACAAAATGCACTTATAATGCTAACCGATTGCAGAATTCCGGAAAGTGACCGGCTTCAAAAGTGCGATTCCTTTAAAGACACCGCCAAGGTGCTTAAAATGACCCGGGCTGCAGTAGCCTGGCAGGCGGTTGGTTGCTCCAGAGGTGCTTACGAGAGTGCACTGAAGTATACCAAAAAACGAGAACAGTTTGGACGACCTATTGCGGCTTTTCAGCTTATACAAAACCATTTGGTGGAAATGGTTGCCAATCTCACTGCCATGCAAACCTTGTGTTTCCGACTTTCAGAAATGCAGGACCAAGGCATTATGACCGATGAACATGCATCGCTCGCTAAAGTATTTTGCAGCATGCGCACCAGGGATGTGGTGAGTCGTGCTCGCGAGGTAATGGGTGGAAACGGAATTTTACTGGAATACGATGTGGCTCGTTTTGTGGCCGATGCCGAAGCTATTTATTCGTATGAAGGCACCAAGGAGATTAATTCCCTTATCGTTGGGCGTGCCATTACCGGATACAGTGCCTTTGTAAGCTAA
- a CDS encoding NADP(H)-dependent aldo-keto reductase, producing MKYIHFPNTELEVSKICLGTMTWGQQNTEAEGHAQMELALEKGVNFIDTAEMYSVPGKAETQGSTERIIGSWIKKTGKRDKIVLASKITGPNRFFEFIRKDLSFSGNALEEALNNSLKRLNTDYLDLYQLHWPERSVNIFGTRDYDYSRNNEWKDNIAVLIERMEALVATGKVRYIGLSNETPFGLMRYMEEARKGATKMVSVQNAYNLLNRRDEIGLTEVLQQEKIGYLPYSPLAFGQLSGKYLNGARPENARVTLFPNYSRYQGKGSFEATARYQSIAAKHGLSLAQMALAFVRQQPFVTSTIIGATTLQQLSENIDSVDLELSEEILKEINEVHQEIPNPAP from the coding sequence TTGAAATACATCCATTTTCCCAATACAGAACTTGAAGTAAGCAAAATTTGTCTCGGCACCATGACATGGGGGCAACAGAATACAGAGGCCGAAGGTCATGCACAAATGGAATTGGCATTAGAAAAGGGAGTCAATTTTATCGATACCGCAGAAATGTATTCCGTACCCGGAAAAGCCGAAACCCAGGGCAGTACCGAACGAATAATTGGCTCATGGATAAAGAAGACCGGCAAGCGGGATAAGATCGTTTTAGCTTCTAAAATTACGGGGCCTAATCGTTTTTTTGAATTCATTCGAAAGGATTTAAGTTTTTCCGGGAACGCACTGGAGGAAGCACTTAACAATAGCCTTAAACGTCTTAATACAGATTATCTGGACCTGTACCAGCTGCACTGGCCCGAACGTTCTGTAAATATCTTTGGAACCCGCGATTATGATTATTCCAGGAACAACGAATGGAAGGATAATATAGCAGTACTTATCGAACGTATGGAAGCTTTGGTCGCTACTGGAAAGGTAAGGTATATTGGATTGTCGAATGAAACTCCATTCGGTCTCATGCGATATATGGAAGAAGCTCGTAAAGGAGCTACTAAAATGGTGTCTGTACAAAACGCATATAACCTGCTTAATCGGCGCGATGAAATTGGTCTCACCGAAGTGCTGCAGCAGGAAAAGATAGGGTACCTTCCGTATTCCCCCCTCGCATTCGGACAACTTAGTGGTAAATATTTAAACGGGGCTCGACCGGAGAATGCCCGGGTAACCTTATTCCCGAATTATTCCCGCTATCAGGGGAAAGGCTCGTTTGAAGCCACGGCGAGGTATCAAAGCATTGCAGCAAAACACGGTCTCAGCCTGGCTCAGATGGCACTAGCTTTTGTACGACAGCAACCTTTTGTGACCTCTACGATCATTGGTGCGACCACCTTACAACAGCTTTCAGAGAATATTGACAGTGTAGATTTGGAGCTTTCCGAAGAAATTCTGAAAGAAATTAACGAAGTTCATCAAGAGATACCCAATCCGGCCCCTTAG
- a CDS encoding OmpA/MotB family protein: MLKKFFFGIFIAVISTSCVSSKIYEDLQDKYAALKAENESLMSQLDNAEGNDEPYTLASLKKEIETLKAENSRLAMELAASENNYNRLKTSYDALEANSSSALTENLERNRKLLTQLEEKEKALALENERLQKLQKDLAARSQRVEELEGIIAAKDAKMTALKNAISAALTSFEGNGLTVEQRDGKVYVSMENKLLFDSGSWAVNTRGRQAVVALGNVLAENKEIAVLIEGHTDNVPYGGSGNITDNWDLSTKRATAIVTILTENSGIPKDNLTAAGRGEYAPIAPNTTSEGKAKNRRIEVILTPKLDEISKLLNEI; the protein is encoded by the coding sequence ATGCTTAAAAAGTTTTTCTTCGGAATATTCATAGCCGTAATTTCTACATCCTGCGTTTCTTCAAAAATATATGAAGACCTGCAGGATAAATACGCTGCTTTAAAAGCCGAAAATGAATCCCTCATGTCACAATTAGATAATGCTGAAGGAAATGACGAACCATACACCCTCGCTTCCTTAAAAAAGGAAATTGAAACCCTGAAAGCAGAAAACAGCCGATTGGCAATGGAACTCGCTGCATCTGAAAATAACTACAACAGGCTTAAAACTTCCTATGATGCATTGGAAGCCAATAGTTCTTCTGCACTTACCGAAAATTTGGAACGAAATCGCAAATTATTAACGCAGTTAGAGGAAAAAGAGAAAGCCCTGGCTCTCGAAAATGAACGACTTCAAAAGCTGCAAAAGGATCTTGCCGCAAGATCGCAACGCGTGGAAGAGCTGGAGGGTATTATCGCGGCTAAAGATGCCAAAATGACTGCACTTAAAAATGCGATCTCAGCAGCACTAACCAGTTTTGAAGGCAACGGATTAACAGTAGAACAGCGTGATGGAAAAGTGTATGTTTCCATGGAAAATAAATTGCTATTCGACAGTGGAAGCTGGGCTGTAAATACCCGCGGAAGACAAGCAGTAGTGGCACTGGGAAATGTGCTTGCTGAAAATAAAGAAATTGCGGTGCTTATAGAGGGACACACAGATAATGTACCTTACGGCGGTAGTGGTAACATTACAGACAATTGGGATCTCTCAACCAAGAGAGCTACAGCGATCGTGACTATACTCACCGAGAATTCCGGAATTCCAAAAGATAACCTCACCGCAGCCGGAAGAGGCGAATATGCACCAATTGCCCCTAATACCACTTCCGAAGGAAAAGCGAAAAACAGAAGAATAGAGGTGATCCTAACACCAAAACTTGACGAGATCTCTAAATTGCTGAATGAAATTTAG
- a CDS encoding exodeoxyribonuclease III: protein MKIISYNVNGIRAAMRKGFIDWLKQANPDVICLQEIKANMDQVTLEDIEEAGYPYHYWYSAQKKGYSGVAIFSKIKPNHVEYGTGIDYMDFEGRNLRLDFDDVSVMSLYLPSGTNMARLDHKLTYMADFQQYINELRKEIPNLVICGDYNICHEAIDIHDPVRNKTVSGFLPVEREWIGGFIDSGFIDSFRHLNKEPHHYTWWSYRANARANNKGWRIDYNMVAEPLQENIKRAVILPDAMHSDHCPLLLELEF, encoded by the coding sequence ATGAAAATTATCTCATATAATGTAAACGGAATTCGCGCCGCTATGCGCAAAGGGTTTATCGATTGGCTTAAACAAGCTAATCCCGATGTGATCTGTCTTCAGGAAATAAAAGCAAATATGGATCAGGTAACTCTCGAAGACATTGAGGAAGCCGGGTATCCATATCACTACTGGTACAGTGCCCAAAAGAAAGGATATAGCGGAGTGGCCATTTTCAGTAAAATAAAACCCAATCATGTGGAATACGGAACCGGGATCGATTATATGGATTTTGAAGGACGTAATCTGCGGCTGGATTTCGACGATGTTTCGGTGATGAGCTTGTATTTGCCTAGTGGAACCAATATGGCCCGTCTGGATCATAAACTTACCTATATGGCCGATTTTCAGCAGTATATCAACGAACTCCGAAAGGAGATCCCAAATCTTGTGATCTGTGGCGATTACAATATTTGTCATGAAGCGATCGATATTCACGACCCTGTAAGAAATAAAACCGTTTCAGGGTTTTTACCGGTAGAACGAGAGTGGATAGGCGGTTTCATAGATAGTGGTTTTATCGATTCCTTCCGTCATTTAAATAAGGAACCACATCACTATACCTGGTGGAGTTATCGTGCTAATGCTCGGGCAAATAACAAGGGCTGGCGTATCGATTACAATATGGTTGCAGAACCCTTGCAAGAAAATATAAAACGCGCCGTTATACTACCGGACGCTATGCATAGTGATCACTGTCCCTTATTATTGGAACTTGAATTTTAA